Proteins encoded in a region of the Nicotiana tomentosiformis chromosome 9, ASM39032v3, whole genome shotgun sequence genome:
- the LOC138898843 gene encoding uncharacterized protein, with the protein MRSDPSQRDPNLWCEYHGKNGHQIGDCRYLREEVETLLKNGHLRELLSDRAKNNYGHNRDNAEPSKAGEDPQRQTINMILGRNEISGVTFSAAKKMKVSITHNKMLREDDITFTEEVDPGSSANIIQWRVMEQAKLTGSIIPTTKLLAGFNLANVTTQGEFLLLTNAEGVMKTTLFKVVDGDMGYNIILGRPWLHEMKVVPSTYHQLMKFPTPGGIKQIRGDQPSVREMNAISISSSKGKEHPA; encoded by the exons atgagatctgatcccagccagagggatcccaacttgtggtgtgaataccacgggaAAAATGGGCACCAGATAGGGGACTGTCGAtacctccgggaagaagtggaaacattattgaagaatggtcacctcagagaactcttgagtgaccgagctaagaacaattatggtcataACCGGGACAACGCGGAaccctcgaaagcaggagaagatccacagcgtcaaacaatcaacatgatcttAGGAAGGAATGAGATTAGTGGGGTCACCTTTTCAGCAGCAaagaagatgaaagtatcaataacgCATAACAAAATGcttcgggaagacgatatcacttttacggaGGAAG tggatccaggaagttcagctaatatcatacaatggagagtaatggagcaagctaaactcaccggaagcattattccgaccacaaagctcctcgccggattcaacctcgcaaaTGTGACAACCCAGGGAGAATTTTTATTACTCACAaacgctgaaggagtaatgaaaacaactcttttcaaagtagtagatggtgatatgggatacaacatcattctgggaaggccatggttacacgagatgaaagttgtaccatcaacGTATCATCAATTGATGAAGTTTCCAACGCCCGGAGGAATTAAGcagataaggggtgatcaaccgtcggtaagggagatgaatgcaatttcgatctccagtagcaaaggaaaggaacacccggcatag